From a single Loigolactobacillus coryniformis subsp. coryniformis KCTC 3167 = DSM 20001 genomic region:
- a CDS encoding LacI family DNA-binding transcriptional regulator, with translation MNRKLSIKEIAQLTGVSTATVSRVINNNGRFSEETRKRVQNIIEKYGYEPNRVAKSLRINKSNTVGIIVPDITNSFFSSTVQQIEAYLFEHGYSTIICNTAHNQEKESQYLKVLESEMVDGIIIISGAIDFKSTDLHSKLPLICIDRNPKDNDVLFVGSDHYAGAVLATEYLLKQTQDITIMSPKQKSVATLERLRGFQDVTKKNTQITSTVFLYDDVEEPIQHFLIQKRNTASVFGIFANSDDLAAKILLQAHLLGIQIPEQLKLVGFDDAPIAQVCYPQLTTVRQNKKEIAELASERLIKLIHNLPIKGKKNIQVPVKLVVRGTA, from the coding sequence ATGAACCGCAAGTTATCTATTAAGGAGATCGCACAGTTAACCGGTGTATCTACTGCTACCGTTTCCCGTGTCATTAATAATAATGGGCGGTTTTCAGAAGAGACTAGAAAAAGAGTTCAAAATATTATTGAAAAGTATGGTTATGAACCCAACCGAGTTGCTAAAAGCCTTAGAATCAATAAATCTAATACAGTCGGCATTATTGTCCCAGACATCACCAATTCTTTTTTTTCAAGTACAGTGCAACAAATTGAAGCTTACCTTTTTGAACATGGTTATTCCACAATTATTTGCAATACAGCGCATAATCAGGAAAAGGAATCTCAGTATTTAAAGGTTCTTGAAAGTGAAATGGTCGATGGTATTATCATTATTTCGGGTGCTATAGATTTTAAATCAACAGATCTGCACAGTAAGTTACCGCTAATTTGTATCGATCGTAACCCTAAAGATAATGATGTATTATTTGTCGGTTCAGATCATTACGCTGGAGCAGTGCTAGCTACCGAATATTTATTGAAGCAAACGCAGGATATTACAATAATGTCACCAAAACAAAAATCTGTTGCAACGTTAGAACGTCTACGTGGATTTCAGGATGTGACTAAAAAAAATACTCAAATTACATCGACAGTATTTTTATATGATGATGTGGAAGAACCAATCCAGCATTTCCTAATCCAAAAAAGGAATACAGCTAGTGTCTTCGGTATTTTTGCGAACAGTGATGATCTAGCGGCCAAGATTCTCTTACAGGCACATTTGTTGGGAATACAAATACCTGAACAACTTAAATTAGTCGGTTTTGATGATGCGCCGATTGCTCAAGTCTGCTATCCACAACTAACTACAGTTCGCCAAAATAAAAAAGAAATAGCTGAGTTAGCTAGTGAGCGATTAATCAAGTTGATTCATAATTTACCTATCAAAGGCAAAAAAAATATCCAAGTACCGGTCAAACTAGTTGTCAGGGGAACGGCCTAA